Within the Aspergillus luchuensis IFO 4308 DNA, chromosome 5, nearly complete sequence genome, the region CGTCTCATAACGCAAATACGCGGTGCTCTCGTATCTGTCATCTATGATAAGACACTTGAGCTGAAATATGACGAGTACACTGACTCGGCAGCGCTGACTCTTATGAGTAATGATATGGATAACATTGCATCGGGAATCCAGAATGCGCATGAGGTCTGGGCGAGTCCTATAGAAGTGGGCATTGCACTATACCTGCTGCAACGTCAGGTAGCTTGGGCTGCTACAGTTCCTGCCGTCCTTTCTATCGTGGTCTTCTGTTGCACCCATTTGTTGTCGAAGTCCGCACCAGGAAGACAAAAGATATGGATGCAGGCTGTCCGTGAAAGGGTTGCATTTGCTTCGAGTTATCTCGATGCGAGTGTAACTATCAAGATGCTTGACCTTCAGCATCATTTCTCTAGAATGCTACAGCAACTCCGCATTGACGAGCTTGATCGACAGTCGAAATTTCGCCACCTGATGGTGAAAATGAATTTGCTCGGTAAGTTCAGTCTGAGTGCGAATATTTTGCCAGATTGAATTCATGAGACTAATTTTGTTCTTAGCGGGCACAACAACTAACCTCAGCCCTGTTCTCACACTCAGCCTTTTTACTGGTGTTGCACTCCATACCGGACGAAGTCCATTGACAGTGGCTCAAACGTTCGCATCTCTGTCAATAATTTCTCTATTAAGCGGTCCTTTGTCAAACCTGGTCTATTCCGGGCCCAAGGCTAGTGCGGCTTTGGAATGTTTTCAAAGGATTCAGGCTTACTTGCTAGCAAGCCCCAGGCTTGATGATCGATTTATGTCGCAAGGCCATCCTAAATGCTTCAAGCATACAAATTGGGCTGAAATTAACGCCGAGGGGACAGTGACCATGGAGCTTCAGCCTCCAAAACCATCGGATCGAGAACTTCTGCACGGTTCTGTCGCAGCTGAGTCGGACTTGCTGCATATACACCAGGCTGATTTTGGTTGGGATCGGAATTTGCCAGCTACATTGTTGAACATCGAGCTGAAatttcctccttcatcgCTTACCATAATTACTGGGGCCGTTGGATCAGGAAAGAGCACTCTGCTTCAAGCGATTCTCGGCGAGGTTCCCTGCATGAAGGGCTTCATTTACAGCAATGTTTGCGAAATATCTTTTTGTAGTACCAAGGTCTGGATTCGCAATGGATCCATCCGTGATAACATTTGCCAACCCTTGCCTTTTGATGAGCAATGGTACCGAACAGTGCTCTATTCCACTGCGCTTGACCAAGACATCGAGAGCTTTGCCCTCAAAGATCACACAGTCATTGGCAGTAATGGTATGGCAACTAGTGGCGGACAAAGACAACGGATTGCTATTGCCCGTGCTATCTATGCACGCAAGCAGCTAGCTCTTTTCGATGACGTCTTAGGTGCTCTAGATGCGAAAACTTCAGAGCAAGTCTTTCAGCGCATTTTCGGGACACAGGGCATCTTGCGCCGTCATGGAGTTGCTGCTATCTTAGCCACTCATGACCAGAAACTTCTTGCCTTTGCTGATAATGCTGTCTTGCTTCGAAACGGAGTGATTACGGAACAGGGTCCTCCGCAATTGCTCCAATCACGGGATCTATCGGATGGACCAGCAGCCAATTCACGATCAACCGACGAGCGCCAAGTAGCATTGCCAAATCAGGCAGCTCCAGGCATTGCGTCTTCAAATGCTGACGATATGAACAGGAAGACAGGCGACATGAGTATATATGCATACTACCTCCAAGCTGCCGGCCCTTGGCATGTATCAATCTATTTTGTTTCCTTGATTATAGGAGTGTTTTGCTCTCAATTTCCCAGTAAGTCTTCCTGCCTTCATTGTCTACTTTCACTGATAAAGAAGTGAAGATCTTTGGGTCCAAtggtggggagaagaaaatgcTCGGACGCCGTTCGGAAGGCTTGCCCTTTATATCAGCGTATATGCTGTTCTGGCCGCTGTAGGAGCTGCACTGTGGGCATGGTGCATGTGGCTGGTCTTTTGCCGCATTGTCCCCGCGTCCTCCAACAGGCTCCATGATTATCTGGTGATGAAGGTTAACAAGGCTCCTTTGCATTGGCTCACCTCCACAGACAGCGGTATCGCCCTGAATCGCTTCAGTCAGGACATGACTCTAATTGACCGATCACTTCCTGCTGACTTTCTTAAAACATCGCGGAACTTCACACAATGTTTAATGAGCGCTGTATTTATCTGCGTTGGTGCTAAATATATGGCTCCTCTGATTCCCCTATCAGCCATTGTGGTTTACTCAATCCAGAAATTCTACCTCCGAACATCACGACAACTTCGTCATCTGGATCTCGAGAGCAAGTCACCACTGTACACCCAATTTACCGAGACGCTAAATGGACTTGTCACTATCCGTGCATTTGGCTGGCAAGACAGCTTCCGTGAAGAGCACCAGGAATTGCTCCAAAGATCGCAACGGCCCTACTATATGCTGTTTGTCATACAGCGTTGGCTTATCCTTGTTCTAGATCTTTGTGTTGCCGGCATTGCAATCTTGCTAGTGATACTCGCTGTCTTTGTGCGCGAGATTGGGCCAATAGGTGTTTCACTTATCTCACTAATCACATTCAGCCAGCAGCTGTCGGAATTGATCAATTTCTGGACATCCATGGAAACCAGTATTGGTGCAGTTACACGCATACGCAGTTTTCAGAAGGTTCCCTCAGAGGACCTTCCTGGTGAGGAAGCAGTTCCTCTTGCTGATTGGCCATCAGCCGGCCATATAGCTTTCCAAAATGTCAGCGTATGCTACGAACTGGACTCTCCACCTGTTCTTCAACAACTAACCCTGACTGTCCCTGCTGGATCCAAGCTAGGGGTATGTGGGCGTTCTGGAAGTGGGAAAAGCTCTCTACTTCTTGCCATTCTTCGCATGGTGGAGATACAAAGTGGTGATATTACTATTGATGCCGTGAGTCTACAGTCATGCCCTCGTGACATCATCCGCAGTCAAGTTACAGTGATACCTCAAGAGCCCGTCCTCTTCCGGGGCACTATCCGTGACAATGTCACTGGGTTCAGCCCCATGAATGATGAGAATGTTCTCAATGCACTACAAAAAGTGCAACTGTACGATCATGTCCAGAGCTCCGGGGGACTCGATGCTAAGATCGATCAACTCCCCTTATCAGCCGGCCAGCGACAGCTCATTTGCCTCGCTCGAGCTATTGttaagaagagaaaaatctTGCTCTTGGACGAGGTCACAAGTCGGGTGGATAATGAGACAGATTCCTTGATGCAAGAGGTAATACGCACTGAATTTGCAGGCTGCACTATTATTGCAATCGCGCATAGGGTTTCTACTCTTCTGGATTACGATCAGATTGCTGTCATTGATGGAGGTAAGATGGCTGAATATGGCACACCTAGTGCGCTGTTGGAAGCATCAGGCTCGCTTTTTCGGCAATTGTATGATCAGCAGATATCCAGGTTGTGATGACACTACAAGTATAATTCTTATGCTAGTGCCTGCCGGTATGGGCTACAGCGGAAGATGCTCGAGGGCATCAGAGACACTGGGAGCAGACTGAGAGAAGGGTGCTTATCCTTTTCATCATTACCTAGTATCAAGGGTTCGCTTGTGTTTTCAATATCCGTAAGCATAGATGTGAGTTGGGGGGGAAGCATATTGTGTATCCTGATGTTGAGCAGAACTGGCGAGacaggattatatatatcacttCATCAGTAGCAACTCGGTACTTATGGGCAATATGGGCGCTGTTTCTTTGAAGGAACTTATTCCCACATCTCTCATACAGCGCTGGGCCTGAatttttgattatatataaactaattaaCCGATGGCCGCATACTGAGTTGTCCCCCACTTCATTTTCCAATAATGACACGGGTGGTACAATCAATATATACAAAGCTCATACCCTCTTTTTAACAGACAAATTGCAGCATAATCGGGATTTCGGGCTTTCAGTGTAGCCAAAATATTTCTCCAGGCATCAGGTGACAGTAATAGTCTGGTTGTCATTGTGGCCCCCTGCCAAATCAGGTAAAACCGCTGCCAACGTGACCGGCACTGTGCAACCTCCAGCAcctcttgcttctctctgtcttccctctccccacaGCAACATAAGAAACTGTgcatttatttactttactaTATTGAAGCTTTCTCGAATTATAGCTCGTTAATACTTCTTCATTAATGGCTGAATTATCGCCAATGCTAACCGGATTGCAAACAAACAATTACCATGTCCATATTGAGTACCCACGCTGAAAACCAATTACCCGCAACATAGACAAACGCCATTGAATAACCTGGGTAATAAGAAAATTGTCACCATCAAACGCGCAAACACCTTGAAAACACAGACTCGATCAAGGACTAGCCGCTGTCTACGCCATGGACAGCTTAAAGTCGGCGTTATTGCTTCGCACCGTCACAATTCCGGTCTTTCGCACTTGGTCGTTTGCTTTCCCAAAGTATCGACCCGATCGGAAGCTATGGCATTATCGTCAGTATTCTGGGTAACAATGATCATTACTCAGCACCTACCTCCAGTGGAGATTGGCGCGAACGACATTCTGCACGCCTCGGATATATTCCTGAACGTCTGCGTCGATTCGCTCCCCCCAGGTTGGCAGTGCCGCCAAAGCAAGGTACCAGTCTCGGTATCGCTCAATGAGCATTTCACCCACATGGTTAAATGCCACCTGCGCTGGCATGCCATTATGACGGCAGATGGCCACTAAATTATGGCTTACACCTTCTTTCTGTATCCCTTTGTGAGTCGTGCGTGATAGAGCTTGTATTGGCAGGTAGAAAACTAACCTCTTCCTTGCAGTATGACAGTATGTCATTTTGCCTGGGATGCATTAGTTCAGTCATATGTGGGAGTTTGGGGCGGCATACAGTAATACAAGGTCAGTACCGATCCTCTCTATCTCCTGGATGCTTTTGCATTCAAAAACATGATCTGGGATGTCTAGTTTGTGGGCATATCTGCAATCCCGGAGTCAGTGCTGATCACAGGCCAGCAGAAGTGATGACATACTCTACTAAAGCGAAGAGGGGCGAAACGCCTGCAGACTGTCTGCGCAGAGACAGCATCTCTTCAAGCGAGGGCAATTCCCCCTTGGAGCATGAGCGTACTTGGGCCATGCATCCCGTGCAGTAGTCATTCATGGCACGTGCAAACCTGCGACGAATTCCTTAGACAATGTTAGCAGATGTCCTAGAGTATGTGGGAAGTTCAGCGCTACATACCGATAGGTTGAGCCTACAATACCGTTAGACGTCAATGAGAACTCCCAGGACAGTATACTGATCAACGTACCTGAGTGATTCGATGCCATACTGAGTTGTGCACCTGTACTATGGGGTAGTCTGAGAGCACTGGTCTCTGCCCAGTTTCGTCGGCCATGCCTGCTCGCAAATCCTCAACAAGCACTTGGGCCCGTTCCGGATCATCCTTGAGGCTTCCATTATCGAAGACTAGAATCAAAGCTCAGCTATCATACACATGCATTCCGAAAGAATGGTGCTTACGGTCATCAAAAGGGAACACCTGCTCGACAACATCGGTTTAGATTTAGTCAGTGGACCTTCATGTGGTGTCAATCATGGGCAATGAACGCACCCAGTTTCCCCAATCGATAACTGTCCGCAACTCCTCGGGCTCAGCATCTGGAGCTGCTATGGAGCAGAAATAAGCGAAGTCCGTCTTTTGTAGTCGCCTTTGGCTTCTTTCATCGAAGTAACATTCTCTATTATGACGGTGGTCTAGTTAGAGAAAGGTCATGCCGACATTGGGGGGTCATATGCACCTTGAGATCCATGCTTCTGACAGCTCTTTCACACACTTATAGTGTCGGTTTACTGTTGGTTCGCCTGACAAGAACAACACGAACATTTCGGGGAGgcggatggagagagaagtATCTCGCCGGGGTGCCTTGACCGTAGGCGAAGATACACTCTGCTGGACTCTTGTGACGGCCATGTTCAACTGACACGAACTGTGATGGTTTAAACGCAATCGGGAGGAAAGTAATGAATCGGTCGCTGTTTATATGAAAGCAATGTGGATCAGGACAGCACGTCTACAGGTGCCAGTGCATGGTACTTTATATACAGACGAATGCTACGACCTACTTTTGGAACCGTACGAATGGCCAGGATGATCCTACAACTGACCTCCCTGTTCAAGGCCCAGACTTCGGGCTTTGGTGACGACCTGGGCCCACAGGATCGTCCAGCCTCAGAATATCGTTTCCCGGTATTCGAATTTCAATGGCGCCAAACAAAAGGATTAAGGTTTCCCATCGATAACATGCAAAACCCGGAAgttagaaaaaaataatggCCTCTGTTATACATCAATTTAGGTCTGCAAAAGTCTAGCGCTACTCAGCCCGAGGAGCTAGTGCCTGGGGGTTCTCCGCCGCCGGAGCTGAAGGCTTCTCACGAGCAATGGTCAGTCGTCCACCAAAGCGCGGTATGAGTTTGACGATCCCTGCCCGAATACGTCTAGAGCACCCATTTGGGGCCTCAGGATCTTGACTTTTGATCGGCCCGGAAGCCGGATCTCTCCCCGGTTTCCGGGATTTAGCACGGTCTCCCCATCTTATTCTTGGAAACCTCTCCCGGGAGATTGGCTACCCTGCATGCTAGGACGATTGGGCATCATGACAACGGGGCCCAAGAACATTGATTAGCGCCTCCAGGTCTGAGAGCTGGTACAgcttgttgctttttcccttgcccttgattTTCTCGCCGGCCTGTCCATTCAGTACCGGTCTGGCCATGGTGGGAACGAGCACATCTGATCGTGATCATACCATTGGGCCACTCTGCTGGGGCGCCGCAGTGGGTCCCACGAGGTGTCTCGCCTCGCAGCCACGGGACTGGGCTCGAACATCCGCCCGGAGCACGATGCATCGTTAGTAGCTTTCACTAGACATAATGTCCCAAAAGGACGGGTGAACGTGAGGGGTGGCCCAGAACCCAATTGCTTTTGTCAGGTAACACTGGCGGAAGGCAGGTCCGGTACATGGAGTGGCCACTGTTGGCTCTCAGCTCCATGAGCTCTATAGTTTGTCGATTCCTAGCTTGGTATCCTGGATTGCGGTATAAAATGCGGGTGAAAGGCGCAATGGTCCGACTATCAATCGCTAGGCATTGGCCTATTAGACACCTTATTGCACTCAATATTTGCAAGCATTGCTCGTTGATTCTTCGATATGGTCTCCTCTCTACACCCACAGGTTGGTGACAGAATCAGTAGCTGGGGCTACTCCTTCTCCTGGACAAAAGACCATCTCTCCAGGGAAGAGTTAGAGCCATTGCGCCAGCAGTATGATAGCTCTGCGGCTAACGCGCTGGAGAGGCTACAAGCAATTCGGGCTACCCTGatggaagaaagcaaaacaaaGGGGACAAGCGCACCACCTAATGATCTTTACGTCCTCTTACGGGACCACCGGGGGGATGACGGTGTCCTGGCTAAGTTCTGGACCGAAGTGAACACTGTTCCTGAATGGGTGGATTGGGAGCAGCTACAACGCGGCCAGCAATTCTTCTATCGCTATGCCATTGCCAATATTGTGGGGTTCGCTTTGCAAGGGTTTGTGGCGGAAAACTCGGTATGTTCTTAACTGTACAACTATAGACAAGAGACGAGGGATCTAATGATGCTCATCAGGCGGCACCTGGGGTCGTCGAGGTCCTTGTCCGAACGGGGGGCTTCTCCACCCGTATGCTTTTGGGCAGGTTGCTCGAAACCTTCCAGTGGCTGATCCAAGTCACCCATTGTATCGAATCAATTCGCCCCGGCGGCGAAGGGCACATTGCCAGCGTCCGGGTCAGACTGCTCCATGCCTCCGTCCGCCAACGCATCGTTCAGCTCTGTCGAACCAGGCCGGACTACTTTGATCTGGCACGCTTTGGAGTACCGGTGAATACCCTGGACTCGATCCACTCCATCAGCACCTTTTGTTGCAATCCTATGTGGCTTCAACTACCCAAGTTTGGCATCCAGCCTACTCCGGATGAGGTCAAGGACTATATTGCGCTCTTCCGGTACCTGGGCTTTCTCCTTGGAACGCCCACATCGTATTTTGAAACGGTGGAGCGGAGTAAATGCACTATGGAAAGCCTTCTGGCGCACGAGCTCCGTACCACTGATACGTCGCGAACGGTGGCGTTTAACTTTGTGGAATGCGTGACGAACTTGCCAGGGCCATTCAAGGTCTCCAAGGGATTCATCGAAGCGGGCAGTCGGTGGATCAATGGCGACGAGCTGTGTGATGAACTGGAACTTGGCAAACCAGGACTCCTGTTCTATCTGGCGTTTTGTGGGTATTGTGCACTAGTGGTAGCTATGGCGTGGGTCCAGCGGCTATTTCTCAGTCTGGATGAACTACTGATTGCTGTAAGGTGGAATCTTATCTTGATCAGTGTGCACGGTTACTGACTCTGTACAGGGGTTCCGAAGTTTGCTGTATGGTGGAGTGGTCCAGCGAAAGTCGCGCACTCGTTTCGAGTTCAGATATGTGCCCCGACTCGGGAAGCAGACAGGGAAAGAAGCATACAGGGGTGGTGATGCGGCTACGACAAAGGCTTCCTGGGTTGCTCACCCGGTGTGGACGATACCCACAAAATGCCTGGGAGTGGGCCTCTTTGAGATGGTGCTTCTCGTGATACTTGGTGTTTCTGGAGTGGTGATAGTGGGAGGTGCGCTCGGAGTCATGCAGGGTATGCATAGGTATTACAAGACGCATGCATAACATGCTGGACGGTGATGACGGGTTCATGCGAGATGATTTGACTATAACTATGTTGATATTGACATTTatgagaacaacaacaataatagAATTGACTAAGATTATGATATATACCCCAGTTCATTTCTCCATTGAGTGTCCTACATGTAACGAAAGGGTTAGTATGAGTAGTAAAAGTGAAGCTGCCGTGTGATTTCGCAGGGATTTGATCAATGCAGGTGACCAAATTGGCCAAGTCGAAACTCCCAACAAAGGAACCCTTGACCGGCACGACCGTGCCCTCAACAGGGCAGAAGAAATACCTAGTTAGATACTTTGGGCCAAAACTAGTACTTACTGACTAAAGTTACTGaatgactgattgattgatcgctGGCCCAAAGCTAAGGATTGCGCTAAGAGAAAATCCGTGGGGTAAGATCCCTGCTACTTGCATCTGGCGGTAGATCCGTTTCGATGAATGTCTCTGCTCCAaaaaggacaagaaaaaagcaaaaatcTAGACTATGCGCCGGTCCTTCAGCGCTTCCCGGTTTTCGTCAGACTGAAgcgagaaaaagaaagaaggaaaaagcaagcctaCAATTCCTCCGGTAAATCGCCATCTCTTCCGCTCCcgagattaaaaaaaaaatgaaaaaaatgaaaaaagacGATGTATCAATTCCATCATCCTGGTTGTGCCCGATGAAATACGTACTACGGACTGGTACTtttccaccatcccccaTCGTTTACgaaagatactactactaacttacCCACCGGTCTATTAAGTACTTACTTTActtggtttggttttctttcctcgAGGGAAATGAGGCGCGCTAAAGAAGGCCCGATCCACTCGGAAACTTAATCCCCCTcgtgctgctactgctactgctgctactgttgTTTTGCGTGGTTttgtgtctgtgtctgtgtctgtttctgtttctcatccaccaaatAGAAAAGTACAATCTGAGGGCTCGTTTGGAGATTCCTTCCGGGagtgattatgatgatgatgtatacTTTCAACAAGTACTATGACTGACTTCGCCTCAATTTCAGTCCTATTATTCAGTGAATGCATCTGTCACCGACTCCCGGAATAGGGATTGATATCATATAGTACTATGTTGACAAAGTACTATACTCTCTACACCGGtactcttcatcatctcctcttctgTCTCCACTTTGTTTATCGGTCTGTTCTGTGGCAATTCCTTTCTTGGGAACCAGAATTTGCCCCCAAAGTACGATGTACTTCGTTTCATCGGTTCTAGGCTGTATGGAAGTAAGTAGGTTCACTAAGTACCTACCTAACTTACATACTACAAAGTATCTATCTAACTATACTTATCGGAGGTGTTGCCTATCTTGGATAGTATGTaaattccatccatccatccatccattcgtTTAGTTAGCCTCGGGTAGAGGCTTATCCCTCGTTcaatttccttttcctctatCCCGGATATGATCGTTGCCGAGATGAACTTACGATTTAGTTACGAACTACAGTAGTACTAGGTATTTCCGGAGTCTTGGGAATGGGTGGGTGGCCCTAATCTGCCGCCCGCACGATTGAGTTATGGTggctgtgtgtgtgtggcgcATTGGTGATCCtcgctttttttttttcctttttttcccttaaTGTCGTATGGTGGTCTTTTTTGTGTGGGAGTGTTCATGAAGGTGGTGTGTGGGAAGGTTGGAGGTGTTTTGTGATCCGTGCGGTGTGGATGTTAAGTAGTCTGgttgatgggatgatgatgataagatgGGATGAACCTTGTTGCTTTGTTGagtggggggaaggggggtgtgATTGATCTCAAAGTTAGAGAATATGAGGCTTACTGTtcatactagtatactagtatattgcTAAGTAAGGAATAGGTGAAGCATGGATGGTGTAGGTGGCTACAGGGGTTCATTGTAGACGGATGCGGAAACAAAGGATTTAGTATTGAGTATAGATGGGTGATGATTCATGCACGAGATAACCGATAACAGTATGATTCGGACAAAGGGGAATAGTAAATTGGAAATTAGTAGCCGGGCAAGTATAGGATGTGCCAAGTTGAGTGTTGACTTGATTCAGACACACTTCcacttcttttccccctttatttatttattttttatgtaGTTGAGTTAGTAGTTCATATCCTGGATTACACCGCAAAAAACTCTCGGCACTGACCTACTTCCTTCAGTCATATCTATAATATCATGTATGTATCTCCTTATGGCAAGTCAGTTACTTTGCAAGTACTTGGGTATCCCCTGTCAAGTTTCCCAAGTTCAAGTCACAATAGTTTGGGGAGCCAAGAGCCAGAGAACGTGTCACTTTCATATTGATTGGGGgcttttttcttgttcggTCGACGACCATCTCGGGACCCATTTCTAGTCCAGACTCCCCGTCCAGGATATCCCTGACAAAGAAGGGCATGTCGGAAGGGATCACTGATTACTGTCTTGGGACGCGTACAGATATGGTCccattcttttcctctcatttcttttttcttt harbors:
- a CDS encoding oxygenase MpaB family protein (COG:S;~EggNog:ENOG410PIVU;~InterPro:IPR037473,IPR018713;~PFAM:PF09995;~TransMembrane:2 (i345-364o445-466i);~antiSMASH:Cluster_5.9), translated to MVSSLHPQVGDRISSWGYSFSWTKDHLSREELEPLRQQYDSSAANALERLQAIRATLMEESKTKGTSAPPNDLYVLLRDHRGDDGVLAKFWTEVNTVPEWVDWEQLQRGQQFFYRYAIANIVGFALQGFVAENSAAPGVVEVLVRTGGFSTRMLLGRLLETFQWLIQVTHCIESIRPGGEGHIASVRVRLLHASVRQRIVQLCRTRPDYFDLARFGVPVNTLDSIHSISTFCCNPMWLQLPKFGIQPTPDEVKDYIALFRYLGFLLGTPTSYFETVERSKCTMESLLAHELRTTDTSRTVAFNFVECVTNLPGPFKVSKGFIEAGSRWINGDELCDELELGKPGLLFYLAFCGYCALVVAMAWVQRLFLSLDELLIAGFRSLLYGGVVQRKSRTRFEFRYVPRLGKQTGKEAYRGGDAATTKASWVAHPVWTIPTKCLGVGLFEMVLLVILGVSGVVIVGGALGVMQGMHRYYKTHA
- a CDS encoding terpene synthase family protein (COG:S;~EggNog:ENOG410PJTY;~InterPro:IPR008949,IPR034686;~PFAM:PF19086;~SMCOG1052:Terpene synthase/cyclase metal-binding domain protein;~antiSMASH:Cluster_5.9) translates to MAVTRVQQSVSSPTVKAPRRDTSLSIRLPEMFVLFLSGEPTVNRHYKCVKELSEAWISRECYFDERSQRRLQKTDFAYFCSIAAPDAEPEELRTVIDWGNWVFPFDDLFDNGSLKDDPERAQVLVEDLRAGMADETGQRPVLSDYPIVQVHNSVWHRITQAQPIGIRRRFARAMNDYCTGCMAQVRSCSKGELPSLEEMLSLRRQSAGVSPLFALVEYAHKLDIPDHVFECKSIQEIERIGTDLVLLQNDILSYCKEEKEGVSHNLVAICRHNGMPAQVAFNHVGEMLIERYRDWYLALAALPTWGERIDADVQEYIRGVQNVVRANLHWSFRSGRYFGKANDQVRKTGIVTVRSNNADFKLSMA
- a CDS encoding uncharacterized protein (COG:Q;~EggNog:ENOG410Q1C1;~InterPro:IPR017871,IPR027417,IPR003593,IPR011527, IPR003439,IPR036640;~PFAM:PF00005,PF00664;~SMCOG1288:ABC transporter related protein;~TransMembrane:13 (o25-46i67-90o96-117i129-146o152-174i305-322o401-422i490-512o524-543i884-913o933-958i1022-1050o1119-1142i);~antiSMASH:Cluster_5.9;~go_component: GO:0016021 - integral component of membrane [Evidence IEA];~go_function: GO:0005524 - ATP binding [Evidence IEA];~go_function: GO:0016887 - ATPase activity [Evidence IEA];~go_function: GO:0042626 - ATPase-coupled transmembrane transporter activity [Evidence IEA];~go_process: GO:0055085 - transmembrane transport [Evidence IEA]) — protein: MENIHTCGDNGFGPRVVHCRGDFDFTLLFEECFFSIAPSALLLLVLPLRYKQLWKHRTAIVSQSWAYWAKLVSAQAFGALQFSLLVLWLLPHTPRTQTSLVAAVLTFITSVGLLFLSHLEHLYSVQPSSLLNLFLSWTIVFDAVRARSLWLASYTVLAALYIASIAVKLLWFFLETRPKLADFVNKTMQYGDEETKGFYNRAFFWWVNPLLFLGFKQSISLEELPYLDRALSANELHRKFSAQWIAMPKTYENALAYCAVRTFRASVFYSFLSRLMRIGLDYTQPFLISRLTIYVGQKNSSKDDGYGLIGAFALVFILKGVMNCLYEHYVFRLITQIRGALVSVIYDKTLELKYDEYTDSAALTLMSNDMDNIASGIQNAHEVWASPIEVGIALYLLQRQVAWAATVPAVLSIVVFCCTHLLSKSAPGRQKIWMQAVRERVAFASSYLDASVTIKMLDLQHHFSRMLQQLRIDELDRQSKFRHLMVKMNLLAGTTTNLSPVLTLSLFTGVALHTGRSPLTVAQTFASLSIISLLSGPLSNLVYSGPKASAALECFQRIQAYLLASPRLDDRFMSQGHPKCFKHTNWAEINAEGTVTMELQPPKPSDRELLHGSVAAESDLLHIHQADFGWDRNLPATLLNIELKFPPSSLTIITGAVGSGKSTLLQAILGEVPCMKGFIYSNVCEISFCSTKVWIRNGSIRDNICQPLPFDEQWYRTVLYSTALDQDIESFALKDHTVIGSNGMATSGGQRQRIAIARAIYARKQLALFDDVLGALDAKTSEQVFQRIFGTQGILRRHGVAAILATHDQKLLAFADNAVLLRNGVITEQGPPQLLQSRDLSDGPAANSRSTDERQVALPNQAAPGIASSNADDMNRKTGDMSIYAYYLQAAGPWHVSIYFVSLIIGVFCSQFPNLWVQWWGEENARTPFGRLALYISVYAVLAAVGAALWAWCMWLVFCRIVPASSNRLHDYLVMKVNKAPLHWLTSTDSGIALNRFSQDMTLIDRSLPADFLKTSRNFTQCLMSAVFICVGAKYMAPLIPLSAIVVYSIQKFYLRTSRQLRHLDLESKSPLYTQFTETLNGLVTIRAFGWQDSFREEHQELLQRSQRPYYMLFVIQRWLILVLDLCVAGIAILLVILAVFVREIGPIGVSLISLITFSQQLSELINFWTSMETSIGAVTRIRSFQKVPSEDLPGEEAVPLADWPSAGHIAFQNVSVCYELDSPPVLQQLTLTVPAGSKLGVCGRSGSGKSSLLLAILRMVEIQSGDITIDAVSLQSCPRDIIRSQVTVIPQEPVLFRGTIRDNVTGFSPMNDENVLNALQKVQLYDHVQSSGGLDAKIDQLPLSAGQRQLICLARAIVKKRKILLLDEVTSRVDNETDSLMQEVIRTEFAGCTIIAIAHRVSTLLDYDQIAVIDGGKMAEYGTPSALLEASGSLFRQLYDQQISRL